The genomic window GATGTGTCCAATAAGACTATGCATTTCCTGTACGCGCGCCGTCACCGAAGACGGCACGGCCAGGCAAACGTCACAGAGTTCCGCCAACTTACCGCCGCCGCTGCCGGTCAGGCCGACGACTTGCAGTCCTTTATCGCGGGCAACTGCAGCAGCGGCAAGGATATTGCCGCTGTTGCCTGACGTCGTAATGCCGACAAAAACATCGCCGGCGCACCCCAATCCTTCGACTTGACGGCTGAAAATGACGTCAAACCCATAGTCGTTGCCGACGGCCGTCAAAATGGACGTATCGACAGTCAAGGCGATGGCCGGCAAAGACGGCCGTTCTTTTTGGAAGCGACCGACGATTTCCGCCGCCCAATGCTGCGAATCGGCAGCGCTGCCGCCGTTACCGCAAAACAGAATCTTATGGCCCGTCGCCAACGCCTGGCGAACGATCTCACCGGCTTCTTCAATACGCGGCGCCAGTTCTCTCGTCGCCTGTAATACAGCCGCATGCTCAGTAATGCGTTCATTTGCAATCGTCATGCTTATCCTCTCTTCCTCTGTCAATGATGCGCAACGCCCCCGTTTCGGGATCCATGACGGCACCGTAAACGGTGACATAGTCCGGAAAATACGGCGATTGACGGAGACGCCGCACCGTTTCGGCAACGGCCCCTTCGACGCAATTGATCGAATCGGCCCATTTGACCAGTGACGGGCGAAGCTTGTCAAGCGCGGCCGCAGCCACACCGGCTGCAGCCATCTTTGCCAACAGGCTCGCCGCTGTTGTGGCGAGCATACCGCAGCCTTCATGACCGACGACGATGATCGCTTCAACGCCCAATTCATAAACGGCAACGAGGAGACTCCCCATGACGCTGTCAAAGCCGTCGCCGACCGTATTGCCGGCAACCTTGACGATTTTTGCCTCGCCCCGGCGAATGCCCATCGCCGGCTCCAGAAGCTCGACAAGACGCGTATCCATGCAAGTTAGAATAACTACACGGCGCCGCGGCATCTTACCGACTTTCCGCAGCGGCCGCTGTCCGCCGTCTCCGGCGAGAAACGCCGCATTGGCGGCTTCAATCTCCGCTAAAAGTTGTGCCATAGCCGCCTCCTACACCGATTCCGCGCCGCTGTCCCGACGCTGCAAATAAGCGGCAATCCCAGCTGCCGCTTTCTTCCCTTCACGCATGGCGAGAACGACGGTCTGCGGCTTGTGAACGATATCGCCGGCAGCAAAGACGCCGGGCCGGTCGGTCATGTTGGCATACGGTTCCGAAGACACGGCGATATATCCCTCATCGCTGGCATGGACGCCAAAAGTCCGTATCGCCGACAACTGCGGCCTGTTGCCGATAGCGGCGATTACCTTGTTGGCCTTAACGACGCCGAATTCACCGGTCGGCACCATCGTCGCATCTTCCAATATTTCTTGCCGCTCATATTGCAGGCCTTCGACGGTATCGACACCGATAATCGCCGTCGGATCCGAATAAAACTGGAAGTGAATGCCTTCTTCTTTGGCTTCCTCGTATTCGGACGGCAGGCACTTCATGTTTTTTTCTGCCCG from Megasphaera vaginalis (ex Bordigoni et al. 2020) includes these protein-coding regions:
- a CDS encoding D-sedoheptulose-7-phosphate isomerase, translated to MTIANERITEHAAVLQATRELAPRIEEAGEIVRQALATGHKILFCGNGGSAADSQHWAAEIVGRFQKERPSLPAIALTVDTSILTAVGNDYGFDVIFSRQVEGLGCAGDVFVGITTSGNSGNILAAAAVARDKGLQVVGLTGSGGGKLAELCDVCLAVPSSVTARVQEMHSLIGHILCEIAEREY
- a CDS encoding beta-class carbonic anhydrase gives rise to the protein MAQLLAEIEAANAAFLAGDGGQRPLRKVGKMPRRRVVILTCMDTRLVELLEPAMGIRRGEAKIVKVAGNTVGDGFDSVMGSLLVAVYELGVEAIIVVGHEGCGMLATTAASLLAKMAAAGVAAAALDKLRPSLVKWADSINCVEGAVAETVRRLRQSPYFPDYVTVYGAVMDPETGALRIIDRGREDKHDDCK